Proteins encoded together in one Asterias rubens chromosome 4, eAstRub1.3, whole genome shotgun sequence window:
- the LOC117289373 gene encoding uncharacterized protein LOC117289373 yields the protein MEVCHCRHDGLRTICHLVAVLSSLCLLSGTLIQGQVTTDSAVVSDNITVTVAEEVDNSTLAPTPTAPPTKREILLWALMEIKSPSFNATIMEFITEYDNWQLEDELLFIYYNDTYILSPDDRPAYGSLDQAILTMSAMLDVMGEDGVIPGPREVLCTLIYLEDLTSALFKQTIANDADFTDFGELNGVATYAIEVCDTLIDPSYHEAWMVIRKATPAFSTVANIMDVLTLLLSNTLESPATVFSNIKNIEYNLEKKPWSEFLGVDKYFEFDKNEGISLPSNYMETVELEATDVVTMVGVRYRNISGIMGTNKTGSSAAADILERNNGTVRPRVLSLDVVSLSVVKELDLSTTSVPLTYRLYHDEVIESHQEAVCVYWDYTQFEGDGGVWNSEGCWLVESSSNLETTVCMCNHTTNFGLLVIDYERVETNWNFIAHTWMITIGGGVSAIPLIMVLVLFVYLGTLNTRRRVAQISFIFSYLILMLLYSTTNLAEINEWACMGFGLASHFFILSSSFWLFVIGMLLFTRVTDFTKGEVQMWHCILAGWGLPVAIVGGIGGWKWSIYGLGTRCWMNASDEIINATYFYPPIVTSAATIFMLLFSLRAIKLSNQHALFVREKDELNKIKGVCVCYIIILLSFDLTIFSGIKSFEMEMLGYAFGGLLCVQGLVVILAQKLNSEIKVAWNLKRDPPPEIPKDDEDEYGWDLDNKPEKKSKMRIMMTLEDYDDDDDRDIYSEYSSRPGTSRSALSMGDINYEDSHYTGNSLQPGKNTPRAGRLSPRRTGDGASHGRNSADGLRGEDVMGEFPIKIKGKGGYGNTNYANMINGYGGGGGKKGDVDNLLPKPKRMSIPGSIDDPEEEEKEIRKLSSPGRRSADGREKSDLGDRLSPEGGYGETNEGYQDNNGEYEEGYDDEYGEYDENYDENYDENYDENYDENYDGNYDENYDENYEEDY from the exons ATGGAGGTTTGTCATTGTCGCCATGATGGATTAAGAACG aTATGCCATTTGGTAGCAGTTTTGTCGTCGTTATGTCTCCTATCAG GTACTCTAATTCAGGGACAGGTGACTACCGATAGTGCAGTTGTATCCGATAATATCACGGTTACCGTAGCCGAAGAAGTAGACAACTCGACCCTCGCCCCTACTCCCACGGCCCCACCCACGAAGAGAGAAATTCTACTCTGGGCACTTATGGAAATAAAGTCACCCTCATTCAACGCCACCATAATGGAATTTATAACTGAGTACGATAACTGGCAGCTTGAG GATGAGCTGCTTTTCATATATTACAACGACACCTACATTCTTAGTCCGGACGACCGACCGGCTTATGGCAGCCTCGATCAGGCTATCCTCACCATGTCGGCCATGCTGGATGTGATGGGAGAAGATGGCGTTATTCCCGGCCCGAGGGAAGTCCTCTGCACGCTGATCTACCTTGAAGATTTAACCAGCGCCTTGTTCAAGCAGACCATTGCCAATGATGCGGATTTTACTGATTTTGGTGAACTGAATGGGGTGGCAACT TATGCTATTGAGGTATGTGATACACTTATCGATCCATCTTATCACGAGGCCTGGATGGTAATCAGGAAG GCAACTCCGGCATTTTCAACCGTTGCTAACATCATGGATGTCCTCACATTGTTACTATCGAACACGCTGGAGTCACCAGCTACCGTTTTTAGTAACATTAAAAATATCG aatatAATCTTGAGAAGAAACCATGGAGTGAGTTTCTTGGAGTTGATAAATATTTCGAGTTCGACAAGAATGAAGGAATATCTTTACCATCAAATTATATGGAGACAGTGGAATTGGAAG CTACTGATGTAGTGACGATGGTTGGTGTTCGCTATCGTAACATTAGTGGCATCATGGGAACTAACAAGACTGGTTCGTCTGCAGCGGCTGATATACTTGAAAGGAA CAATGGTACCGTCAGACCACGTGTGCTGTCTCTTGACGTAGTCTCACTCTCAGTCGTTAAAGAATTGGATTTGAGCACGACATCAGTGCCTTTGACGTATCGACTGTATCACGATGAAGTG ATTGAGAGTCATCAAGAGGCAGTTTGTGTTTACTGGGATTACACACAATT CGAGGGTGATGGCGGTGTTTGGAACAGCGAAGGATGTTGGTTGGTCGAGAGTAGTTCTAACTTAGAGACCACTGTCTGTATGTGCAACCACACCACGAACTTTGGATTATTAGTGATTGATTATGAACGAGTG GAGACCAATTGGAACTTCATCGCCCACACCTGGATGATAACCATCGGTGGGGGCGTTTCAGCTATTCCACTCATCATGGTCCTCGTACTCTTCGTGTATCTTGG tACCCTCAATACACGGCGTCGAGTGGCTCAGATAAGCTTCATCTTCAGCTACTTGATACTGATGTTGTTGTACAGTACAACTAACTTGGCAGAAATCAACGAG TGGGCCTGTATGGGTTTTGGTCTGGCATCCCATTTCTTCATCCTCTCTTCCTCATTCTGGCTCTTCGTTATTGGGATGTTGCTGTTCACCAGGGTGACAGACTTCACGAAGGGAGAGGTGCAGATGTGGCATTGTATTCTAGCTGGCTGGG GCTTACCGGTTGCAATAGTTGGCGGGATTGGCGGTTGGAAATGGTCGATATACGGCTTGGGAACAAG gtGTTGGATGAATGCTTCAGATGAGATCATCAATGCTACATATTTCTACCCACCAATTGTGACTAGTGCG GCAACTATTTTCATGTTGTTATTCTCACTACGGGCCATCAAGCTGTCCAATCAACATGCACTCTTCGTCAGAGAAAAGGATGAGTTGAACAAAATCAA GGGTGTTTGCGTGTGTTACATAATCATCTTATTATCCTTCGACCTCACTATCTTTAGTGGCATTAAGTCATTTGAAATGGAGATGTTGGGATATGCCTTCGGCGGGCTACTTTGTGTACAG GGATTGGTGGTAATATTAGCGCAGAAGCTAAACTCTGAG ATTAAAGTGGCCTGGAATTTGAAGAGGGATCCACCACCGGAGATACCTAAAGACGACGAGGATGAATATGGATGG GACCTCGATAACAAACCGGAGAAGAAATCGAAGATGAGGATAA TGATGACACTTGAAGACTATGACGACGACGATGACAGGGACATCTACTCTGAGTATTCATCGCGTCCAGGCACTAGTCGG AGTGCATTATCAATGGGTGATATAAACTACGAGGACTCCCACTACACCGGGAACAGTCTCCAACCAGGCAAGAATACTCCCCGGGCGGGACGCCTCAGTCCACGGCGGACCGGAGACGGCGCAAGCCACGGCAGGAACTCCGCTGACGGGCTCCGTGGAGAAGACGTCATGGGGGAGTTTCCGATCAAGATTAAAGGCAAAGGTGGCTACGGGAATACGAACTATGCTAATATGATTAATGGTTACGGAGGAGGAGGTGGGAAGAAAGGTGATGTTGATAATCTCTTACCGAAACCGAAGAGGATGAGCATACCAGGGTCCATTGATGATCCAGAGGAGGAGGAGAAAGAGATAAGGAAGCTAAGCTCCCCTGGAAGGAGATCGGCAGATGGGAGGGAGAAATCAGATCTTGGGGATAGGTTGTCTCCGGAGGGGGGATACGGGGAAACAAATGAAGGGTAtcaagataataatggggaGTATGAAGAAGGTTATGATGACGAATATGGGGAGTATGATGAGAACTATGATGAGAATTATGACGAGAATTATGACGAAAATTACGACGAAAATTACGACGGTAATTATGACGAAAATTACGACGAAAACTATGAAGAGGACTATTAG